A genomic region of Leptospira bourretii contains the following coding sequences:
- the pnuC gene encoding nicotinamide riboside transporter PnuC: MENLSFYFSIEYPIVSLFGNPISFLELLGTTTGLLCVYLASKNHILTWPFGILTSICFFFLFFQIQLYSDMLLQIYFFGSSVYGWIVWRKRTGAYVKIRSLGTSKNLVLVFVILLGTYILGKITSRLPFWLPSIFVKPPEFLYWDAFTTVGSIVANFLLAKRKLESWFLWVFVDVVCIAIYSLKEIPFVTLEYIVFLLIAFYGCHHWYKELKQNQNVI, from the coding sequence ATGGAGAATCTTTCTTTCTACTTTTCAATTGAGTATCCCATTGTCTCTTTATTCGGTAACCCGATTAGTTTCTTAGAACTTCTTGGTACAACCACCGGCCTTCTTTGTGTATACTTAGCATCTAAAAATCATATCCTTACTTGGCCTTTTGGGATTTTAACTTCTATTTGTTTTTTCTTTTTATTCTTCCAAATCCAATTGTATTCGGATATGTTATTACAAATCTATTTTTTTGGATCGAGTGTTTATGGTTGGATTGTTTGGCGTAAAAGAACTGGTGCTTATGTAAAAATCCGATCTTTAGGCACATCAAAAAACTTGGTTCTTGTTTTTGTGATTCTTTTGGGGACTTATATCTTGGGGAAAATCACAAGCCGGCTGCCATTCTGGTTGCCCAGTATTTTTGTAAAACCACCTGAGTTTTTGTATTGGGATGCGTTTACCACTGTGGGAAGTATCGTTGCTAACTTTTTACTTGCTAAAAGAAAGTTGGAGTCTTGGTTTTTATGGGTGTTTGTTGATGTGGTTTGTATCGCCATTTATTCCTTAAAGGAAATTCCCTTTGTGACTCTGGAATACATTGTGTTTTTACTCATTGCTTTTTATGGATGCCACCATTGGTACAAAGAACTGAAACAAAATCAAAATGTTATTTAG